The region TCTGACATCCTAGTGAGTTATCAgcttaaatgttgtttaaatgatCAAAATTTTTAGCCAAATCTTTGttgtatattgtttttttttttttcctttgagaaACTGTAATGTCTTCTGCAGGGAAAAGAGATCCTGAAGAGACTCGAGGAGCTGCCCAGCAGGAACGTGTCCGTCCGACTTGTGAGCAGCATTCCTACAGTCAAAACAAACTCCACCGATTTAAAGATCCTAAAGCAAAAAGGTTTGGGAATGACTCTTTCTGTTCACACACCCGTGTATGTTTTGGGTTGTAGTTGACTGGTTTTGGTGCTGGTTTGTCTGCAGGAGTTCAGGTGAGGAAGGTGAACTTTGGTCGCCTGACTAATGGCGTCCTCCACAGCAAGTTCTGGATCGTTGACAGGAAGCATGTGTTCATTGGAAGTGCCAACATGGACTGGAGAGCTCTGACACAAGTAAAATCCTTTTATGATTCTGGCATTGCCGGTTATTGTTTCAGAAACTGAATCATCGTTCCCTTTTTGTCTGCAGGTGAAGGAACTGGGAGTGGTGGTCTACAACTGCTCCAGTCTGGCAAATGACCTCCATAAGATCTTCAAGTCCTACTGGGTGATGGGACTTTCCAACAGCTCCCTGCCACAGCCCTGGCCTGCAGAGTATGACACTGACATCAACAAACAGCACCCCCTGCTGGTGGAGGAGGACAACACCACCACTAGCCTTTACATTTCTGTAAGTGGCCCAGCTTTCACTTCTTTTATCACAGGggatttttatttctatgaACAAACGGTTCTTGTTGCTGAGAATTTCTGATCCTGAAGTGAAAGTGTTTCGATTTTAGTCACCTTAACCACAAAACGGAAtcaaatgtactttttatttttgtcatatgTTCCATCTCAGGGTTCTCCACCATCGTTCTGTCCTCGGTCGAGGACTCAGGACCTGGAGGCGATCCTCTCCTCCATCTCAGAGGCTGAGAAGTTTGTAGACGTTGCCGTCATGGAGTATTTTCCCGCCATATTCTACGAAAAGCCTCCCAAGTGagcctaaaaatataaaagctactgtttgttttattactgttacTACTGTTCTATTTGATGTCCTCACTCTGGTGTCCTTACAGATACTGGGCTGTCATAGACGATGCTGTCAGGACGGCTGCGTTTGAAAGGAAGGTCAAGATCAGGATGCTGATCAGCTGTGGGCGCAGCTCAAACCCAGCCATGCTGCCTTTTCTTCAATCTCTGGCCTCAATGAATAACCCTGAACATCATATCAGCATCCAAATAGTAAGGCATCACATGGAAACCCCCATCTGTCTAATATCTGTTTAATGAAGCTTTCTTACAAGTCATCCCATCCTTTTTTATTGTAGAAACTGTACATTATCCCAGTGGGGAATCAGTCTGACATTCCATTTACCAGAATCAATCATAATAAATACATGGTGACTGATAAAACTGCATACATTGGTGAGTTATTTGAAGTGACTTTATTGCTCATACTGAGTTTATAACTTAAGCTGAGTTAATCACTGACCACATCACGCTGTTTTGCAACCCAGGTACGTCCAACTGGGCAGGAGACTACTTTCTGACCACAGCTGGAGTGGGTCTGGTGGTTTCAAAGCCCACTTCTCAGTCTGCGAGGAGCACCAAGACCCTGTGGAGCCAGCTGAAGGAAACGTTTAACAGAGACTGGCACTCAGAGTACGCCGTGCACCTGAACCAATGTCGACCCAACCCAGACTGTGCGCTCTTAAGATGACTAAAGCTCCTgtgaaagtgtttttatgtaatGTATTTGATCATCACAGCTGTGATACAGTGCATGTTTTTACATAACTTCTTGCCAGAACTAgcagtttgtgcatttttatgcGTTAGATGTAAGATTTATACATTTCAAATCacaaagattttctgttttagcaACGTTTGTCAAGACATAATGgtttttcattattaactcgGTGTAAATATACTGTTTAATGTGCTGTCTAAATAATTTGTACgatttttttagagaaaacattTGAGTCCTGAGATGATCACTTGCTTTTACAGCTCAGATGCAGCGTCACTGTGAGACTGAGCTCTCGTTGCAGCACAGTAATAACTCTTATAATTCAGACACTAATGTCAGGATTTCATCCTGGTGCTTTCATTAGATGAGACAGATGTTagaggaaaaacacatcaaCGAGCTTATTTCAGACAACACGACTGTTagtgtttgttgtattttagcaCAGCATTTAAGCAGAAATCCTAGGAATAGaaattgctttttaattttttccacatttcaaaATATCTTTATGTATTACATTCTctttaaaagttgctttttttctaaataaaaacaaaataaaacctctgcTTAATTCTTCAAGGttgaacattaaacattaacagTATGTTATTCTATTAATATTCATCAGTCTAATGATTATGGCTTATTCCGTAGCGCCATTGGCAAACTGTGTATGAGCTAAATTCATGACaagacatgaaataaaatagaaatgaaagaaattgaCAATATAATCTTAAAATGATAAtcttgctgaaaatattctgcCTGCTGATATGTCACATTACATTTTTGGAGAcgaaaaagaaatgaagcaaaTTTTGGAATTAAGGttggttttattcaaatatgCGGGTGTAAATCACTTGACAAAGATTGTTTAGATTGCATAGGAATAAACAAGTAGGAACTGCCCTACCTAATGCTCaatgatataaaaataacacatgAGGAATAAAAATCAGCCAGGCCTTATTAATTACAATAgatattggtaaaaaaaaatgccttaaaACTTTTTCccctgcaaagaaaaagaaattaagatTGTGTAAAGACCTAAAGGCACAG is a window of Kryptolebias marmoratus isolate JLee-2015 linkage group LG10, ASM164957v2, whole genome shotgun sequence DNA encoding:
- the LOC108236564 gene encoding 5'-3' exonuclease PLD4 isoform X1 translates to MFHELGEKSQAHTFPVFILKASCASKGKMTSMYSSLHDNYVSNKGRRTSCVTLAVVLGCLTVLGVILAIAVLERPAAPKDHETLPQDTEGDNSTHQCSMSLVESIPVHLKYKDNVTFGIPLEQVWEDLISVATKRVEVASFYWTLTGEDINVNTTSDILGKEILKRLEELPSRNVSVRLVSSIPTVKTNSTDLKILKQKGVQVRKVNFGRLTNGVLHSKFWIVDRKHVFIGSANMDWRALTQVKELGVVVYNCSSLANDLHKIFKSYWVMGLSNSSLPQPWPAEYDTDINKQHPLLVEEDNTTTSLYISGSPPSFCPRSRTQDLEAILSSISEAEKFVDVAVMEYFPAIFYEKPPKYWAVIDDAVRTAAFERKVKIRMLISCGRSSNPAMLPFLQSLASMNNPEHHISIQIKLYIIPVGNQSDIPFTRINHNKYMVTDKTAYIGTSNWAGDYFLTTAGVGLVVSKPTSQSARSTKTLWSQLKETFNRDWHSEYAVHLNQCRPNPDCALLR
- the LOC108236564 gene encoding 5'-3' exonuclease PLD4 isoform X2, giving the protein MTSMYSSLHDNYVSNKGRRTSCVTLAVVLGCLTVLGVILAIAVLERPAAPKDHETLPQDTEGDNSTHQCSMSLVESIPVHLKYKDNVTFGIPLEQVWEDLISVATKRVEVASFYWTLTGEDINVNTTSDILGKEILKRLEELPSRNVSVRLVSSIPTVKTNSTDLKILKQKGVQVRKVNFGRLTNGVLHSKFWIVDRKHVFIGSANMDWRALTQVKELGVVVYNCSSLANDLHKIFKSYWVMGLSNSSLPQPWPAEYDTDINKQHPLLVEEDNTTTSLYISGSPPSFCPRSRTQDLEAILSSISEAEKFVDVAVMEYFPAIFYEKPPKYWAVIDDAVRTAAFERKVKIRMLISCGRSSNPAMLPFLQSLASMNNPEHHISIQIKLYIIPVGNQSDIPFTRINHNKYMVTDKTAYIGTSNWAGDYFLTTAGVGLVVSKPTSQSARSTKTLWSQLKETFNRDWHSEYAVHLNQCRPNPDCALLR